One Leucobacter muris DNA segment encodes these proteins:
- a CDS encoding ribonuclease J: MTNPPYAPPKLEKGTLRITPLGGLGEVGRNMTVYEIDGKLLIVDCGVLFPEVQHPGVDLILPDISKIEDRLGDIVAVVLTHGHEDHIGGVPYLLKLREDIPLVGSRLTLAFVEAKLKEHRIRPKTRVVAEGDRVEYGPFDLEFVAVNHSIPDALAVAIRTDAGLVIGTGDFKMDQLPLDGRITDLRAFAKLGEEGVDLFMTDSTNADVPGFTPLEKNIGPVIEQVIAKTPGKVVVASFSSHVHRVQQVLDAAHANGRRVVLLGRSMVRNMKIAADLGYLDVPEGVLVDLKKSGDIPDHRIVYMSTGSQGEPMAVLSRMVNREHQVEVGDGDTVIMASSLIPGNETSVYRVIDGLIKLGANVVHKGNAKVHVSGHAAAGELLYCYNIVRPKNVMPIHGEYRMLVANAALAIETGVPQNRTVIAENGTVVDLADGVARAVGQLDTEFIYVDGKSVGRVTDDDLRDRRTLAEEGFISVITVVEPTTAHIVSGPDIHAKGVAEEARVFEKIKPQIADALEAAMQDGVTDHHQLQQITRRTIGRWVGTKLRRKAMIVPVVVVV; this comes from the coding sequence ATGACGAACCCCCCCTACGCCCCGCCCAAGCTCGAGAAGGGCACCCTTCGCATCACGCCGCTCGGCGGTCTCGGCGAGGTCGGTCGCAACATGACCGTCTACGAGATCGACGGCAAGCTGCTGATCGTCGACTGCGGCGTGCTCTTCCCCGAGGTGCAGCACCCGGGCGTCGACCTGATCCTGCCCGACATCAGCAAGATCGAGGACCGCCTGGGCGACATCGTCGCCGTCGTGCTCACGCACGGCCACGAGGATCACATCGGCGGCGTGCCCTACCTGCTCAAGCTGCGCGAGGACATCCCCCTCGTGGGCTCGCGCCTCACGCTCGCCTTCGTCGAGGCGAAGCTCAAGGAGCACCGCATCCGGCCGAAGACCCGCGTCGTCGCCGAGGGCGACCGCGTCGAGTACGGCCCCTTCGACCTCGAGTTCGTCGCGGTCAACCACTCGATCCCCGACGCCCTGGCCGTCGCGATCCGCACCGACGCCGGTCTTGTGATCGGCACGGGCGACTTCAAGATGGATCAGCTGCCGCTCGACGGCCGCATCACCGACCTCCGCGCCTTCGCGAAGCTGGGCGAGGAGGGCGTCGACCTCTTCATGACCGACTCGACGAACGCCGACGTGCCCGGCTTCACGCCGCTCGAGAAGAACATCGGCCCCGTCATCGAGCAGGTCATCGCGAAGACGCCGGGCAAGGTCGTCGTCGCGAGCTTCTCGAGCCACGTGCACCGCGTGCAGCAGGTGCTCGACGCCGCCCACGCGAACGGCCGCCGCGTCGTGCTGCTCGGCCGCTCGATGGTGCGCAACATGAAGATCGCGGCCGACCTCGGCTACCTCGACGTGCCCGAGGGCGTGCTCGTGGACCTCAAGAAGAGCGGCGACATCCCGGATCACCGCATCGTCTACATGTCGACCGGTTCGCAGGGCGAGCCGATGGCGGTGCTCAGCCGCATGGTCAACCGCGAGCACCAGGTCGAGGTAGGCGACGGCGACACCGTCATCATGGCGTCCAGTCTGATCCCGGGCAACGAGACCTCCGTCTACCGCGTGATCGACGGGCTCATCAAGCTCGGCGCCAACGTGGTGCACAAGGGCAACGCGAAGGTGCACGTGTCGGGTCACGCCGCCGCGGGCGAGCTGCTCTACTGCTACAACATCGTGCGCCCCAAGAACGTCATGCCGATCCACGGCGAGTACCGCATGCTGGTGGCCAACGCCGCGCTCGCGATCGAGACGGGCGTGCCGCAGAACCGCACCGTCATCGCCGAGAACGGTACCGTCGTCGACCTCGCCGACGGCGTCGCCCGCGCGGTGGGCCAGCTCGACACCGAGTTCATCTACGTCGACGGCAAGAGCGTCGGCCGGGTCACCGACGACGATCTGCGGGACCGCCGCACGCTCGCCGAGGAGGGCTTCATCTCGGTGATCACCGTGGTCGAGCCCACGACCGCGCACATCGTGTCGGGCCCCGACATCCACGCGAAGGGCGTCGCCGAGGAGGCGCGGGTCTTCGAGAAGATCAAGCCGCAGATCGCCGACGCGCTGGAGGCGGCCATGCAGGACGGCGTGACCGACCACCACCAGCTGCAGCAGATCACGCGCCGCACCATCGGCCGCTGGGTCGGCACGAAGCTGCGCCGCAAGGCGATGATCGTGCCCGTCGTGGTGGTGGTGTAG
- a CDS encoding lipid II:glycine glycyltransferase FemX, with product MSGSLSGAAGSPGATAPGGAVARFAGDAERADWDALIAANPGGGEVWMGDAYLDVKRREGRYRDHRVIVERPGRAPIAVGVLAKRVPLLGEWWHLPAGPAGESTEAVLEAAAAVAALARSRGAFLLKIEPRLDPSARDAIHAAGYRDTVRIVPNPSTVIVDLGDPARSEEQLLAGLGKKARNSINRAKRDGIVATRVSATDEHCAALYRLLQETAEGRFVLRSERYYREFWQSFERAGSGQMFLAHRDDADGRPQLIAGAYAMALGAKTTYKDGASVRAKTAYGASHALQWEVIRWAHERGAVAHDLCGAPPAARADDREHPLHGVGQFKRSFSPDITDYAGAFDLPLKPAAYRLWATLGDRLARRASLAIRKDPYY from the coding sequence GTGTCGGGATCCCTCTCGGGAGCGGCCGGCTCACCGGGGGCGACCGCCCCCGGGGGAGCGGTCGCGCGCTTCGCGGGCGACGCCGAGCGCGCCGACTGGGACGCGCTGATCGCTGCGAACCCGGGGGGCGGCGAGGTCTGGATGGGCGACGCCTATCTCGACGTGAAGCGCCGAGAGGGCCGCTACCGCGATCACCGCGTGATCGTGGAGCGCCCCGGACGGGCCCCGATCGCCGTGGGTGTGCTCGCGAAGCGGGTGCCCCTGCTGGGGGAGTGGTGGCACCTGCCCGCCGGCCCCGCCGGTGAGAGCACCGAGGCCGTGCTCGAGGCCGCGGCGGCCGTCGCGGCGCTCGCGCGATCCCGCGGCGCGTTCCTGCTGAAGATCGAGCCCCGGCTGGATCCCTCGGCCCGCGACGCGATCCACGCCGCCGGCTACCGCGACACCGTGCGCATCGTGCCGAACCCCTCGACCGTGATCGTCGACCTCGGCGACCCCGCCCGCTCCGAGGAGCAGCTCCTCGCCGGGCTCGGCAAGAAGGCCCGCAACTCGATCAACCGCGCGAAGCGCGACGGCATCGTCGCGACGCGGGTGTCCGCCACCGACGAGCACTGCGCAGCGCTCTACCGCCTGCTGCAGGAGACCGCCGAGGGCCGCTTCGTGCTGCGCTCCGAGCGCTACTACCGCGAGTTCTGGCAGTCGTTCGAGCGCGCCGGATCCGGCCAGATGTTCCTCGCCCACCGCGACGACGCCGACGGCCGCCCCCAGCTCATCGCCGGCGCCTACGCGATGGCGCTCGGCGCGAAGACCACCTACAAGGACGGCGCCTCGGTGCGCGCGAAGACGGCCTACGGGGCCTCGCACGCCCTGCAGTGGGAGGTGATCCGCTGGGCTCACGAGCGCGGCGCGGTCGCCCACGACCTCTGCGGTGCGCCGCCCGCGGCTCGCGCCGACGACCGAGAGCACCCCCTCCACGGCGTGGGACAGTTCAAACGCTCCTTCTCGCCGGACATCACCGACTACGCGGGGGCGTTCGACCTGCCGCTGAAGCCCGCGGCGTACCGCTTGTGGGCGACGCTCGGCGACCGTCTCGCCCGCCGCGCCTCGCTCGCGATCCGGAAGGACCCGTACTACTGA
- the murJ gene encoding murein biosynthesis integral membrane protein MurJ: MAAAGLMRASAVMASGTMVSRILGLAKAMLLAYAIGSVGSVSADAFQNGNLLPNTLYMILLGGMLNAVLVPQIVKAAKNPDGGAGYINKILTLISVGMFGITVLAMLAAPWIVRLTAMAWPPEQLALATAFAYWCLPQIVFYGLYTVLGEVLNARSVFGPFTWAPALNNVIAIAGIVVFMLMFGADPTGGLRSVVDWDALSIGVLAGSATLGVAAQALILFVSWRKAGIRYRPDFKWKGMGLGHTARIAGWSLATITVMQLGGFVTNNIVATGTGAGPSTSAMANVWLIFMMPHSVIAVSLATAYFTRLSEWGQTGRMAEFVADFSASARQIALVMVLAASAVFAAAPFVARIINFGATPLQVDQFSEALQAYVVSLAAYSFLFIVQRAFYALSDTRTPFLFTSVQMGLVIALSLLLLLAPPAKVGMLFAGVWSFATIVQALLATWLLRRKIGSIDGRRIAQSLVKFVLAAVPAVALGLLATWLLRLAVPAYDAVLAIPFAAAVAGIVAAVYVVALRLLRSPELAELTGFVSRKLGRNRS, translated from the coding sequence ATGGCCGCTGCGGGACTCATGCGCGCGAGCGCGGTGATGGCATCCGGCACCATGGTGTCGCGCATCCTCGGGCTCGCGAAGGCGATGCTGCTCGCCTACGCGATCGGATCGGTCGGCTCGGTCTCGGCCGACGCGTTCCAGAACGGCAACCTGCTGCCCAACACGCTCTACATGATCCTGCTCGGCGGCATGCTCAACGCCGTGCTCGTGCCGCAGATCGTGAAGGCCGCGAAGAACCCCGACGGCGGCGCCGGCTACATCAACAAGATCCTCACGCTCATCTCGGTGGGCATGTTCGGCATCACGGTGCTCGCGATGCTCGCGGCGCCCTGGATCGTGCGGCTCACCGCGATGGCCTGGCCCCCCGAGCAGCTCGCCCTCGCGACCGCCTTCGCCTACTGGTGCCTGCCGCAGATCGTGTTCTACGGCCTCTACACCGTGCTGGGCGAGGTGCTGAACGCCCGCAGCGTGTTCGGGCCGTTCACCTGGGCGCCCGCGCTGAACAACGTCATCGCGATCGCCGGCATCGTCGTGTTCATGCTGATGTTCGGGGCCGACCCGACCGGCGGGCTGCGCTCGGTCGTCGACTGGGACGCGCTCTCGATCGGCGTGCTCGCGGGCAGCGCCACGCTCGGCGTCGCGGCGCAGGCGCTGATCCTGTTCGTCTCGTGGCGCAAGGCCGGCATCCGCTACCGCCCCGACTTCAAGTGGAAGGGCATGGGCCTCGGCCACACCGCCCGCATCGCGGGCTGGAGCCTCGCGACCATCACCGTGATGCAGCTCGGCGGCTTCGTCACCAACAACATCGTCGCGACGGGCACCGGGGCCGGCCCCTCGACGAGCGCGATGGCGAACGTCTGGCTCATCTTCATGATGCCGCACTCGGTGATCGCGGTCTCGCTCGCCACGGCCTACTTCACGCGGCTCTCGGAGTGGGGACAGACCGGTCGCATGGCCGAGTTCGTCGCGGACTTCTCGGCCTCGGCCCGGCAGATCGCGCTCGTCATGGTGCTCGCCGCTTCGGCCGTGTTCGCGGCGGCGCCGTTCGTGGCGCGCATCATCAACTTCGGCGCGACGCCGCTGCAGGTCGATCAGTTCTCGGAGGCGCTGCAGGCGTACGTGGTGAGCCTCGCCGCCTACAGCTTCCTGTTCATCGTGCAGCGCGCCTTCTACGCGCTCTCCGATACGCGCACCCCGTTCCTCTTCACCTCGGTGCAGATGGGACTCGTCATCGCGCTGTCGCTGCTGCTGCTGCTCGCCCCGCCCGCGAAGGTCGGCATGCTGTTCGCCGGGGTGTGGTCGTTCGCCACGATCGTGCAGGCGCTGCTGGCCACGTGGCTGCTGCGACGCAAGATCGGCTCGATCGACGGCCGCCGGATCGCGCAGAGTCTCGTGAAGTTCGTGCTCGCCGCGGTTCCGGCCGTGGCGCTCGGCCTGCTCGCGACGTGGCTGCTGCGGCTCGCCGTGCCCGCGTACGACGCGGTGCTCGCGATCCCGTTCGCCGCCGCGGTGGCGGGGATCGTCGCCGCCGTCTACGTGGTCGCGCTTCGTCTGCTGCGCTCGCCCGAACTCGCCGAACTCACCGGCTTCGTCTCACGCAAACTCGGAAGGAACCGTTCGTGA
- a CDS encoding lipid II:glycine glycyltransferase FemX, producing MTSLTVTPCTDRELWDSTVKRLGGHPLQLWGWGELKSAHRWSAERVLVRSGSGASADVVGACQLLTRTLPGPLGGFVYAPRGPVLAHAWGESAAGDPDLPAAQPAPAEVADAVAAHVHGSRRAVAVSIEPDEDAEVFPLSGGWREAKTPVLPARTLILDLRRSEDELLADMSKKHRQYVRKAGREESLSIRPVETIAQLDECLEVYRQTSERADFGLHEDSYYHDAFTMLGDDSPVWAAYVEERPVAFLFMAKSARTAFELYGGMDETGQRLRANYALKWHVIREMKRLGIERYDFGGLINDGVTTFKKGWASHENLLAGSWDRPGPGYRVWAEGLPLVKKAVRALRRRGASA from the coding sequence GTGACCTCCCTCACCGTGACCCCCTGCACCGACCGGGAGCTCTGGGACTCGACCGTCAAGCGCCTCGGCGGGCATCCGCTGCAGCTGTGGGGCTGGGGCGAACTCAAGTCGGCGCACCGCTGGAGCGCCGAGCGCGTGCTCGTGCGCTCGGGATCCGGCGCCTCCGCCGACGTGGTGGGCGCCTGCCAGCTGCTGACCCGCACCCTGCCGGGGCCGCTCGGCGGCTTCGTCTACGCCCCCCGCGGCCCCGTCCTCGCGCACGCCTGGGGCGAGTCGGCGGCGGGGGATCCCGATCTCCCGGCCGCGCAGCCCGCGCCCGCCGAGGTGGCCGACGCCGTCGCCGCGCACGTGCACGGCTCCCGGCGGGCCGTCGCGGTGTCGATCGAGCCCGACGAGGACGCGGAAGTCTTCCCGCTCTCGGGCGGCTGGCGCGAGGCGAAGACCCCGGTGCTGCCCGCGAGAACCCTGATCCTCGACCTGCGGCGCTCCGAGGACGAACTACTCGCCGACATGTCGAAGAAGCACCGCCAGTACGTGCGCAAGGCGGGCCGCGAGGAGTCGCTGTCGATCCGGCCCGTCGAGACAATCGCGCAGCTCGACGAGTGCCTCGAGGTCTACCGCCAGACGAGCGAGCGCGCCGACTTCGGCCTGCACGAGGATTCCTACTACCACGACGCGTTCACGATGCTCGGCGACGATTCGCCCGTGTGGGCCGCGTACGTCGAGGAGCGGCCGGTCGCGTTCCTGTTCATGGCGAAGTCGGCGCGCACCGCCTTCGAGCTCTACGGCGGCATGGACGAGACCGGGCAGCGGCTGCGCGCGAACTACGCGCTCAAGTGGCACGTGATCCGCGAGATGAAGCGGCTCGGGATCGAGCGCTACGACTTCGGCGGCCTCATCAACGACGGCGTGACCACGTTCAAGAAGGGCTGGGCCTCGCACGAGAACCTGCTCGCAGGGTCGTGGGACCGGCCGGGGCCGGGCTACCGGGTCTGGGCCGAGGGCCTGCCGCTCGTGAAGAAGGCGGTGCGGGCGTTGCGACGACGCGGAGCGTCGGCGTAG